CCGACCGTTTCCTGGCAGAGCTCCATCACCTTGGCGTGCATGGTGCGGAACGCCGTGCGAAGGGGAAGGCGCCATTTCTGGTTCCAGCCTTCCTCACCTCCGGTGTGGCAACCACAGTCCTTGTACCAACGGGAAACGCCATGGACACAGGACCATGAGGTTCCTTTGTCGTCTTCTCCTGGCAGAAGGACGGCGTGCCGCTTGGCCGGATGATTGGCCAGATAGGTGGCATAATTGGTAAAGGTGAAGTCTGACCGGCTCTCCACTTTCTTGATCAAGGCGCAGAGGGCCATGTCACCGAACGGTTCATGATGTCCGTAGATCTCCCCGTCGGTGGCCGTATGGATCAGACGGGTGTTGTCGCTTGCCTTGATGGAAAGCAGCTGGTTGTACAGATTGTCGGCGTCCCGGAGCAGATGCCCGAAACTGATGCCTCCGGCAAGACCTGGATGATAGAAGAACGCGCTGACGGTGCCGCCTTTCTCTCCGGTAAGGATGAACGGCTCGTCGTAGGGAGCCGGTTTGCCGGAGAGATCGATCATGTCGCCATGGGAATCCTCGACGCTTTTGCACTGCCACGGTGAGAGAATGACGAACTTCACGCCACAGGAGGAGAGGATGTCGATCACCGCAGGGTTGATCGCCGCCTCCGGGCACCACAGCCCTTCGCTGTCACGTCCGAACCAGGTACGGAACGCCTCCAGCCCCCATTCCACCTGGATCCGGGCATCTTCGGGATCATCCAGCGGAAGAATGGTGTGGTTGAACCCCTGGGCGATGGCGTTGCCGTGTCCAAGCCGTTTTACGCTGTCTTTGTCCGCCTGGATGATCGCCTCCATGGTGGCGGGATGGTTCTCCTCCATCCAGGAAAGAAGGGTCGCTCCGAAGTTGAAGCTGATATGTGCGTAGTTGTTGCTGATGCTCTCGATCTGACCGGTCGAGTTGAGGTATCGGCTATGCGCGTTTGCCCGGTAACAGGAAGCCCAGATGCGTTCGTTCCAGTCACGATACGGAGCTGCGCTGTCCTGCACCTCAACGATGTCCGTCCTGGGGTTTTCCCGGGGCGGCTGGTAAAAGTGGCCATGGAGGATCAAATCTGTCGGGTATGTCGTTGGAGTATTCATGAGTATTTGTTTTCCCATCATACCATGAAGCGATGCGCTTGTCTGCAATTCCTTTGTCGTTTTGCTGTATACTGCCCGCATGAACAAATCCTGGAATGCGCAAGAGTACCAGAACCAATGCATGTTCGTCCCTTCTTACGGGAAGGGATTGTTGCCTTTGATGGGGGATGTACGGGGAAAGACGGTGTTGGATATCGGATGCGGCAGTGGAGTTTTGACTGAGGAAATCCACAAGATGGGGGCCGTCGTCCACGGCATCGACGCATCGGTTTCGATGATCGCGTTGGCAAAGTCCCAGTTTCCCGATCTTGACCTGAGCGTCGCCGATGCGTTGTCCCTTCCGTTTCAGGACGCCTTCGACGTGGTCTTCTCCAACGCCGTCTTCCACTGGGTGGAAGGGGGAAAGCAGCAAACGTTGCTCAGCGGGGTGCGGAAGGCGCTCCACCTTGGCGGGACGCTGGTGTGTGAGATGGGCGGAAAAGGATGCGGGGAATCGGTGCACCATGCCTTGTCCGAGGGGTTCGCCCGTCGGGGTTTCCATTATGTGCATCCGTTCTATTTCCCCAGCATCGGGCAGTACGCCCCGATTTTGGAGGCATGCCACCTGCAACCAGTGTTGATGCAATGGTTTCCCCGGCCGACGAAGATGAACGGTCGTGACGGGCTGAAGAACTGGATCTCCATGTTCGTCACCGCGCCGTTCGCCGGCATGGAAGAAGAGATGCGCCAAACCATCATCCAGGAGGCGGAAGACCGCCTCCGGAATCAGTTGTTTGATGGTACGGACTGGATCATCGACTACACACGGCTCAGGGTCGTCGCCACGGCCGTCTGACCGCTATCGCTGCGTCCAGTATTTCTTCGGCACGGGGTCGCATCCGTCCCAGATGATCTGCCGGAAGTGGGTGGGGTCGGTGTTTCCCTCCGTGTTGAGGAACAGGATGTGGCTGTCAGGCCCGATCCCCAGGGAATCGACCAGTTCTTCAGCTTTCGGCTCGGTCATCAGAGAGTAGAACGCCCCAAGCGTGATTGCCCCGCTTTCGCCGCTGATGATGAACTCGTCCCCCTTGAGCGGAACGGCGTAGATACGCATGCCACGCGCCGCCACGTAATCGGGAACCTTCATGAACAC
The window above is part of the Sphaerochaeta sp. genome. Proteins encoded here:
- a CDS encoding methyltransferase domain-containing protein, whose protein sequence is MNKSWNAQEYQNQCMFVPSYGKGLLPLMGDVRGKTVLDIGCGSGVLTEEIHKMGAVVHGIDASVSMIALAKSQFPDLDLSVADALSLPFQDAFDVVFSNAVFHWVEGGKQQTLLSGVRKALHLGGTLVCEMGGKGCGESVHHALSEGFARRGFHYVHPFYFPSIGQYAPILEACHLQPVLMQWFPRPTKMNGRDGLKNWISMFVTAPFAGMEEEMRQTIIQEAEDRLRNQLFDGTDWIIDYTRLRVVATAV